A window of the Natronospira proteinivora genome harbors these coding sequences:
- a CDS encoding carbon-nitrogen hydrolase: protein MTELNVALIQDRDRGSVQANLQQIEAQVRKAAQQGAQLVLLQELHNSPYFCQQQDTAVFDLAEPIPGPSSERLSRLARETGTVIVGSLFERRAAGLYHNTAVVLDRDGRLAGRYRKMHIPDDPGFNEKFYFTPGDLGFEPIDTAVGRLGVLVCWDQWYPEAARLMALAGADLLLYPTAIGWSAEDDQDEQARQLDAWRTVQRGHAVANALPVLASNRVGYEAHPEPHLPGIQFWGHSFICGPQGELLAEADETAALIQARLDLRHNEQVRRIWPFFRDRRVDAYGDLFRRFRDE from the coding sequence ATGACGGAATTGAATGTGGCGCTGATCCAGGATCGAGACCGGGGCAGCGTCCAAGCCAATCTGCAGCAAATCGAGGCGCAGGTTCGCAAGGCAGCCCAACAGGGGGCGCAGCTGGTCTTGCTGCAGGAGCTCCACAACAGCCCCTATTTCTGCCAGCAGCAGGACACGGCGGTCTTCGATCTCGCCGAGCCCATTCCCGGCCCCAGTAGCGAGCGGCTGAGCCGCCTGGCCCGGGAAACCGGCACGGTGATCGTTGGCTCCCTGTTCGAACGGCGCGCCGCCGGCCTTTACCACAATACCGCCGTGGTGCTGGACCGGGACGGACGCCTGGCCGGCCGCTACCGCAAGATGCACATCCCCGATGACCCCGGTTTCAATGAGAAGTTCTATTTCACGCCGGGAGACCTGGGCTTTGAGCCCATCGACACCGCCGTGGGCCGACTGGGGGTGCTGGTCTGCTGGGACCAGTGGTATCCGGAGGCGGCCCGCCTGATGGCCCTGGCCGGCGCTGATCTGCTCCTCTATCCCACCGCCATTGGCTGGTCCGCCGAGGACGACCAAGACGAACAAGCCCGCCAGCTGGACGCCTGGCGGACCGTTCAGCGAGGCCATGCCGTGGCGAATGCCTTGCCAGTACTGGCCTCTAATCGCGTCGGCTACGAAGCCCACCCGGAACCCCATCTACCGGGCATCCAGTTCTGGGGACACAGCTTCATCTGCGGGCCGCAGGGCGAATTGCTGGCCGAGGCGGACGAGACGGCGGCTCTGATCCAGGCCCGGCTGGACCTGAGGCACAATGAGCAGGTCCGCCGTATCTGGCCCTTTTTTCGGGACCGCCGCGTGGATGCCTATGGCGACCTTTTCCGCCGTTTCAGGGATGAGTAA
- a CDS encoding agmatine deiminase family protein yields the protein MAESPPPPSRRLPAEWACQSAVQLTWPHDEGDWAHNLQPARRCFTQIATALSRYQTVLIVARDDGEWHAISRALAAAGAHLPRCRFVLAPSDDSWARDHAPLTVTTPQGPALIKFTFNGWGGRHPANKDNQLAQALHSQGVFGKCPLIESGLILEGGAIETDGQGHFLLRESCIVNENRNIGMNHSAMAQALQEWLGAERIHWLSTGNLAGDDTDGHIDTLARFGPQGAVLHQSCDDATDPHFEPLAAMADALRGLLDPTGRERALIPLPLPRPIHDSKGRRMPAGYANFLVANQQVLVPTYQDPADETALLKIGAAFPEHEVRGIDCRALIRQGGSLHCVTMQYPDGVVPADAGLPAQEGGA from the coding sequence GACGAGGGTGATTGGGCACACAACCTGCAACCGGCCCGCCGTTGTTTTACCCAAATTGCCACCGCCCTGTCCCGCTACCAGACCGTATTGATCGTTGCTCGGGACGACGGCGAATGGCATGCCATCAGCCGGGCGCTGGCAGCAGCCGGCGCCCACCTGCCCCGGTGCCGCTTTGTGCTCGCCCCCAGTGATGACAGTTGGGCCCGGGACCATGCCCCGCTTACTGTAACCACGCCGCAAGGCCCGGCACTGATCAAATTCACCTTCAATGGCTGGGGCGGAAGGCATCCCGCGAATAAGGACAATCAACTGGCGCAAGCACTGCACTCGCAAGGCGTATTCGGGAAATGCCCGCTCATTGAGAGCGGACTGATCCTGGAGGGCGGCGCTATCGAAACCGATGGCCAGGGGCATTTTCTGCTTCGTGAAAGCTGCATCGTGAACGAAAATCGCAATATCGGCATGAACCATTCCGCCATGGCGCAGGCCCTGCAGGAATGGCTGGGTGCCGAGCGGATTCACTGGCTGAGCACGGGGAATCTGGCCGGTGACGACACCGACGGCCATATCGATACCCTGGCTCGTTTCGGCCCCCAGGGGGCGGTGCTGCATCAGAGCTGTGACGACGCCACAGATCCTCATTTCGAGCCCCTTGCTGCCATGGCGGACGCCCTGCGGGGCCTGCTTGACCCGACAGGCCGGGAAAGGGCCCTGATCCCCTTGCCCCTGCCCCGCCCCATCCATGACAGCAAGGGGCGTCGCATGCCCGCCGGTTATGCCAATTTCCTGGTAGCCAATCAGCAAGTACTGGTGCCCACCTACCAGGATCCGGCCGATGAAACCGCTTTACTGAAGATTGGCGCGGCCTTTCCCGAGCATGAAGTCCGCGGCATCGATTGCCGGGCCCTGATTCGCCAGGGTGGCAGCCTGCATTGCGTTACCATGCAATATCCGGATGGTGTGGTACCGGCAGACGCGGGCCTACCCGCCCAGGAAGGTGGAGCATGA
- the mfd gene encoding transcription-repair coupling factor yields the protein MAVNENIAKASLSRPSLPDGPGDRRRWGRLYGSARSLITARAAARARGPLLLICESVQEAEALTDEVRFFARAEDLTVSIFPDWETLPYDVFSPHQDIISDRLATLATLPDMERGVVITAAQTLMQRLPPVSYVSGGALMLDTGQRLDIDQLRLRLETAGYRAVSQVMEHGEFAVRGSLVDVFPMGSRQPFRIDLFDDEIESLRAFDPDTQLTTEKLEQIRMLPAREFPLGEEAIRQFRQRYRQQFEGDPQQSEIYRAISDGNQPGGIEYYLPLFFDETASLFDYLPDVATVAMTDGAFPALERQWQEIQERYQQRGHDRERPLLEPARIALVPEAVQAALERHGQVYLERPEGAHDPEALPVDNFATRAPPRLPLDHRAEDPARALSEFLDDFDGAILITAESPGRREALIDMLSERQRKPVQVGDWQGFLKQTPPLAICVAELTEGLILPDEGLAVIAEPQLFGERAQQRRRRRAVKDPETIVRDLTDLSEGAPVIHEEHGVGRYLGLQTLDMGDEPTEFLTLEYAGGDKLYVPVASLNLISRYTGTSPENAPLHRLGSDQWDKARKRAARKARDVAAELLDLYARRSARQGTAFKVEEKERRAFEEDFPFEETPDQATAIQAVVDDLKSTQPMDRVVCGDVGFGKTEVALRAAFVAVQAGKQVAVLVPTTLLGRQHLDTFKDRFADWPIKIASLSRMGSGKDKTTTLEGLAEGTVDIVIGTHKLLSRDVKFKDLGLVIIDEEHRFGVRHKEQLKQLRAEVDVLTLTATPIPRTLNMSLAGIRDLSIIATPPAERLSVKTFVNEWSDGLIREACLREIRRGGQVYFLHNEVRTIDRTASRLRELLPEAQVEVAHGKMRESEMERVMLDFYHRRANILVCSTIVESGIDVPTANTIIINRADKFGLAQLHQLRGRVGRSHHRAYAYLLTPPRNAMTADAVKRLEAIESLEDLGAGFTLSTHDLEIRGAGELLGDEQSGQIHEVGFSLYTELLERAVKSLKAGEEPELDKPLNHGPEVELGVPALLPEDYVPDVHTRLTLYKRIASAKDSETLRELQVEMIDRFGLLPDYAKNLFLTAEVRLLAQPLGIRRVEMGPEGGRLDFEEEPDINPVALIDLVQSKPNRFKLDGQTRLRFHEELPERDDRVSYLRDILARLKPDDEQRKAG from the coding sequence ATGGCCGTCAACGAAAACATCGCCAAAGCCTCCCTGTCCCGCCCCTCACTCCCAGATGGTCCCGGCGACCGCCGCCGCTGGGGCCGGTTGTATGGCTCTGCTCGCAGTCTGATCACTGCCCGCGCAGCCGCCCGTGCCCGCGGCCCGCTACTACTGATCTGTGAAAGCGTGCAGGAGGCCGAGGCTCTGACCGATGAGGTGCGCTTCTTTGCCCGGGCCGAGGATCTAACGGTCTCCATTTTCCCTGACTGGGAAACACTGCCCTACGATGTCTTCTCCCCCCACCAGGACATCATTTCCGACCGGCTAGCGACGCTGGCTACGCTGCCGGACATGGAACGGGGTGTGGTGATCACTGCGGCCCAGACCCTGATGCAACGCCTGCCCCCGGTAAGCTATGTCAGTGGTGGTGCCCTGATGCTGGACACCGGGCAGCGACTGGATATTGATCAACTCCGGCTACGCCTGGAAACCGCCGGCTACCGGGCCGTCTCCCAGGTTATGGAACACGGGGAGTTCGCAGTGCGGGGTTCGCTGGTGGACGTGTTTCCAATGGGGAGCCGCCAGCCCTTCCGCATTGATCTGTTCGATGACGAAATCGAATCCCTGCGCGCCTTTGACCCGGACACCCAGCTGACCACCGAAAAACTAGAGCAGATCCGAATGCTGCCGGCGCGGGAATTCCCCCTGGGGGAGGAGGCTATTCGACAGTTCCGCCAGCGGTATCGACAGCAATTTGAAGGCGACCCGCAGCAAAGCGAGATCTACCGGGCCATCAGCGACGGCAATCAGCCGGGCGGGATTGAGTATTACCTGCCCCTGTTCTTTGACGAGACCGCCAGCCTGTTCGACTACCTGCCGGATGTGGCCACGGTGGCCATGACCGATGGGGCCTTTCCGGCCCTGGAACGACAATGGCAGGAAATCCAGGAACGCTACCAACAGCGAGGCCACGACCGGGAACGCCCCTTGCTGGAGCCGGCGCGCATCGCCCTGGTCCCGGAAGCGGTACAAGCCGCCCTGGAACGTCATGGTCAGGTCTACCTGGAACGCCCGGAAGGCGCCCACGACCCAGAAGCCCTGCCGGTGGACAACTTTGCCACCCGGGCGCCGCCCCGCCTGCCCCTGGATCACCGGGCCGAGGACCCGGCCCGGGCCCTGAGCGAATTCCTGGATGATTTTGACGGTGCCATCCTGATTACCGCCGAATCCCCCGGCCGACGGGAAGCCCTGATCGACATGCTCTCGGAACGGCAACGCAAGCCTGTGCAGGTCGGTGACTGGCAGGGCTTTCTGAAACAAACGCCACCGCTGGCCATTTGCGTGGCGGAATTGACCGAGGGCCTGATCCTGCCGGACGAAGGCCTGGCGGTGATTGCCGAGCCTCAACTGTTCGGAGAACGGGCCCAACAGCGCCGACGACGCCGAGCGGTCAAGGACCCGGAAACCATTGTCCGGGACCTCACCGATCTCAGCGAAGGCGCCCCGGTGATCCATGAGGAACACGGGGTGGGCCGTTACCTGGGCCTGCAAACCCTGGATATGGGCGATGAGCCCACCGAGTTCCTGACACTGGAATACGCCGGCGGCGACAAGCTCTACGTACCGGTGGCCTCGCTGAATCTGATCAGTCGTTACACCGGAACCAGCCCCGAAAATGCCCCCCTCCATCGCCTGGGCTCGGACCAGTGGGACAAGGCCCGCAAACGGGCTGCCAGAAAGGCCCGGGATGTGGCCGCCGAGCTGCTGGATCTCTATGCCCGCCGCTCGGCCCGGCAGGGCACCGCCTTCAAGGTGGAGGAAAAGGAACGCCGGGCCTTCGAGGAGGATTTCCCCTTTGAGGAGACCCCCGACCAGGCTACGGCCATCCAGGCAGTGGTGGACGATCTCAAGTCCACCCAGCCCATGGACCGGGTGGTCTGTGGCGATGTGGGCTTTGGCAAGACCGAGGTCGCCCTACGGGCCGCCTTTGTGGCGGTGCAGGCCGGCAAGCAGGTAGCGGTACTGGTGCCCACCACCCTGCTGGGTCGCCAGCATCTGGATACTTTCAAGGACCGCTTTGCCGACTGGCCCATCAAGATTGCGTCTCTGTCCCGCATGGGCAGCGGCAAGGACAAGACCACCACCCTAGAAGGTCTTGCGGAGGGAACCGTAGATATCGTCATCGGCACCCACAAGCTCTTGTCCCGGGATGTGAAGTTCAAGGACCTGGGGCTGGTGATCATCGATGAGGAACACCGTTTCGGTGTCCGGCACAAGGAACAACTCAAGCAATTGCGAGCCGAGGTGGATGTGCTGACCCTCACCGCCACGCCCATTCCCCGCACGCTGAATATGTCCCTGGCCGGCATCCGGGACCTGTCCATCATCGCCACCCCCCCGGCGGAACGCCTGTCGGTCAAGACCTTCGTGAATGAGTGGTCCGATGGACTGATTCGGGAGGCCTGTCTGCGGGAAATCCGCCGGGGTGGACAGGTCTATTTCCTGCACAATGAGGTCAGAACCATCGATCGAACCGCCAGCCGACTGCGCGAACTACTACCGGAAGCCCAGGTGGAAGTGGCCCACGGCAAAATGCGGGAATCGGAGATGGAGCGGGTGATGCTGGATTTCTACCATCGACGGGCCAACATCCTGGTCTGCTCCACCATAGTGGAGAGCGGGATTGACGTACCCACGGCCAACACCATCATCATCAACCGGGCGGACAAGTTCGGCCTGGCACAGTTGCATCAGCTCCGTGGCCGGGTAGGTCGTTCCCATCATCGGGCCTATGCCTATTTGCTCACCCCGCCCCGGAACGCCATGACCGCCGATGCCGTCAAACGCCTGGAGGCCATCGAGTCCCTGGAAGACCTGGGAGCCGGCTTTACCCTCTCCACCCATGACCTGGAAATCCGGGGTGCCGGGGAACTCTTGGGGGATGAACAGAGCGGTCAAATCCACGAAGTGGGCTTCAGCCTTTATACCGAACTGCTGGAACGAGCCGTTAAATCCCTCAAAGCGGGCGAGGAGCCGGAACTGGACAAGCCGCTCAACCACGGCCCGGAAGTGGAGCTTGGGGTCCCTGCACTGCTACCGGAGGATTATGTGCCCGATGTGCACACCCGGCTGACCCTCTACAAACGTATTGCCAGCGCCAAGGACAGTGAGACATTGCGGGAGCTGCAAGTGGAGATGATTGACCGCTTCGGTCTGTTACCGGACTATGCCAAGAACCTGTTTTTGACCGCAGAGGTCCGACTGCTGGCCCAGCCCCTGGGAATCCGCCGGGTGGAAATGGGTCCGGAGGGTGGACGGCTGGACTTCGAGGAAGAACCCGATATCAACCCGGTGGCACTGATTGATCTGGTGCAAAGCAAACCCAACCGCTTCAAACTGGACGGCCAGACCCGCTTGCGTTTTCATGAGGAATTACCCGAGCGGGATGATCGCGTAAGCTATCTGCGGGATATTCTGGCCCGGCTCAAACCCGATGATGAACAGAGAAAGGCAGGCTGA